In Flavobacterium lacustre, a genomic segment contains:
- a CDS encoding GNAT family N-acetyltransferase: MLAQIEVIRYLYPKFTLEKYESYLKEMIPHNYKQVAVFEADICVGISGFWSGVKLWSGKYVEIDNFIVHPEHRSKGIGKMMTDYINDKATKAGCTMIVLDAFTGNFTAHRFYYNQGYNPRGFHFIKMLNEDGLS; this comes from the coding sequence ATGCTTGCTCAAATAGAAGTAATCCGATATCTATATCCAAAATTTACTTTAGAAAAATACGAATCTTATCTCAAGGAGATGATTCCGCATAATTATAAGCAAGTAGCTGTTTTTGAAGCCGATATTTGTGTGGGAATTTCAGGATTTTGGTCTGGAGTAAAACTTTGGTCCGGAAAATATGTAGAAATTGATAATTTTATTGTCCATCCTGAACATCGTTCCAAAGGAATTGGAAAAATGATGACAGATTACATCAATGATAAAGCGACAAAAGCCGGATGTACGATGATTGTTTTAGATGCTTTTACGGGTAATTTCACCGCTCACCGGTTTTATTATAATCAAGGCTACAATCCCAGAGGTTTCCATTTTATAAAAATGTTAAACGAAGACGGATTATCGTAA
- a CDS encoding lipopolysaccharide biosynthesis protein, translating into MGLYKNLFKQTAIYGLATVLPRMLSFLLVRLYTGILPTAEYGEVSILLSWMVFFNVILSYGMETAFFRFYNSESDKQNVIATTTISVFWSSIFFLFGALIFRNTLAAMANVDVQYITYSIWILVLDALVIVPFSKLRANQKPMVYAAIKIGNVAVNLILNLFFLLFLPKIAESNPDSFLGNLYIDNFEIGYIFVSNLLASLLTFVVLSPNYLSLKRNFDTVLWKKMMRYGLPILVAGIAFAVNEHFDKILLGYLLPENIAKSEVGAYSACYKLGLFMVLFATAFRLGIEPFFFSHSNNENAPQTYAVITKYFVILGSLILLGVIVFADILKLILLDNQSYWEAMKVVPLIILANFFLGIYNNLSVWYKLTDKTIIGAYISIVGAIVTLVLNYLLIPKYSYYGSAIATISAYGSMMFISYILGNKYYPIPYDMEKIGAYLGISIAFSAVSFYGFRENYFVGIPLLIGFMYFIYHNEKETLNRILSKKNS; encoded by the coding sequence TTGGGATTATATAAAAATCTTTTCAAACAAACTGCGATTTATGGACTGGCAACGGTTTTACCTCGCATGTTAAGTTTCTTACTCGTACGATTATACACGGGAATATTGCCAACAGCCGAATATGGGGAAGTTTCGATTCTTCTTTCATGGATGGTTTTTTTCAATGTAATTTTATCTTACGGAATGGAAACGGCTTTTTTCCGTTTTTACAATTCCGAAAGTGATAAACAAAATGTAATTGCCACAACAACAATTTCTGTTTTTTGGTCTTCTATTTTCTTCCTTTTTGGAGCTTTAATTTTCCGAAACACATTGGCCGCTATGGCAAATGTTGATGTGCAATACATCACTTATTCTATTTGGATTTTGGTTTTGGATGCGTTGGTGATTGTACCATTTTCAAAATTACGCGCTAATCAAAAACCGATGGTTTATGCAGCCATTAAGATTGGAAATGTAGCGGTAAACTTAATCTTAAATCTTTTCTTTTTACTGTTTTTACCTAAAATTGCCGAATCTAATCCGGATTCTTTCTTGGGGAATTTATACATAGATAATTTTGAAATAGGATATATTTTTGTTTCTAATTTATTGGCAAGTTTATTGACTTTTGTAGTGCTTTCGCCAAATTATCTTTCCCTGAAACGCAATTTTGATACGGTTCTCTGGAAAAAAATGATGCGTTACGGGTTGCCTATTTTGGTTGCGGGAATAGCATTTGCAGTCAATGAGCATTTCGATAAAATTCTATTGGGATATTTACTTCCGGAAAACATTGCAAAGTCCGAAGTTGGCGCTTATTCCGCTTGTTATAAACTCGGATTGTTTATGGTTTTGTTCGCTACAGCGTTTCGACTTGGAATTGAACCGTTCTTTTTTAGCCATTCCAATAACGAAAATGCACCACAAACCTACGCCGTTATAACCAAATATTTTGTCATCTTAGGCTCTTTAATTCTCCTTGGTGTAATCGTTTTTGCAGATATTTTAAAATTAATATTACTCGATAATCAATCGTATTGGGAAGCGATGAAAGTCGTTCCGTTGATTATTTTGGCTAATTTTTTCTTGGGAATTTATAACAACCTTTCTGTTTGGTACAAACTCACAGACAAAACAATAATTGGCGCTTATATTTCAATAGTAGGCGCAATAGTAACCTTAGTTCTCAACTATCTTCTAATTCCAAAATACAGTTATTATGGTTCTGCAATCGCTACCATTTCGGCTTACGGAAGCATGATGTTCATTTCGTATATTTTGGGAAACAAATATTACCCAATACCATATGACATGGAAAAAATAGGAGCCTATCTAGGAATTTCTATTGCATTTTCAGCTGTTTCTTTTTACGGATTCCGCGAGAATTATTTCGTTGGAATCCCATTATTAATAGGGTTTATGTACTTTATATATCACAACGAAAAAGAAACTTTAAATAGAATTTTGAGCAAAAAAAATAGTTGA
- the dut gene encoding dUTP diphosphatase, with translation MTINIINKSQHELPNYETIASAGMDLRANLSEPVTLQPLERAIVKTGLFIELPIGYEAQVRPRSGLAAKKGITVLNSPGTVDADYRGEIGVILVNLSNEAFVVENGERIAQLIIAKHERAEWIEVQELSETARGEGGFGSTGVK, from the coding sequence ATGACCATCAACATCATCAACAAATCGCAACACGAATTACCCAACTACGAAACGATAGCTTCGGCAGGAATGGACTTGAGAGCTAATCTATCAGAACCGGTGACCTTGCAACCTCTGGAAAGAGCCATCGTAAAAACAGGACTTTTCATAGAATTACCAATAGGTTATGAAGCACAAGTTCGCCCAAGAAGCGGATTGGCTGCCAAAAAAGGAATCACCGTACTCAATTCACCCGGAACAGTTGATGCCGATTATCGTGGCGAAATTGGTGTGATTTTAGTAAATTTATCCAATGAAGCATTTGTTGTCGAAAACGGAGAACGTATCGCACAATTAATCATCGCCAAACATGAACGTGCAGAATGGATTGAAGTTCAGGAACTTTCGGAAACAGCAAGAGGCGAAGGCGGTTTTGGAAGCACAGGTGTGAAATAA
- a CDS encoding sugar phosphate nucleotidyltransferase: protein MKIIVPMAGRGSRLRPHTLTIPKPLIPIAGKPIVHRLVEDIAGVLKQDIEEIAFIIHESFGAQVEKDLVAIAEKLGARGTIYYQNEALGTGHAIMCAKDSLSGPAVIAYADTLIRAEFDLDQTADSVIWVKQVDKPEAFGVINLNEANEIVELVEKPATFVSDLAVIGIYYFKDVAVLKNELQLVLDNNIIHGGEYQINDGIKQMMAKGMKFVPGKVDEWMDCGNKDVTVETNSRMLGFLHFDGEHLVDYDVKLENSTIIPPCYIGEDVILINATVGPNVSLGKGCHVSNSSIKNSLVQTHSHIKNANLDNAMIGNHASFDGNFTSISIGDYSVLE from the coding sequence ATGAAAATAATAGTACCAATGGCTGGACGAGGTTCCAGATTAAGACCACATACATTAACTATTCCGAAACCATTAATTCCAATTGCAGGAAAACCAATTGTACATCGTTTAGTCGAAGATATTGCTGGAGTTTTAAAACAAGACATCGAAGAAATTGCTTTTATTATCCATGAAAGTTTTGGTGCTCAAGTCGAAAAAGATTTAGTGGCTATTGCCGAGAAATTAGGAGCAAGAGGAACTATTTATTATCAAAATGAAGCATTAGGAACGGGTCACGCCATTATGTGTGCCAAAGATTCGTTGAGCGGACCAGCAGTTATCGCTTATGCCGATACTTTAATTCGTGCCGAGTTTGATTTAGATCAAACTGCTGATAGTGTCATTTGGGTAAAACAAGTTGATAAACCCGAAGCTTTTGGAGTTATCAATTTGAATGAAGCCAATGAAATAGTGGAACTAGTTGAAAAACCGGCAACATTTGTTTCAGACCTTGCCGTTATTGGAATTTACTATTTTAAAGATGTTGCCGTTCTGAAAAACGAACTTCAATTAGTATTGGATAATAATATTATTCACGGTGGGGAATATCAAATTAATGACGGAATAAAGCAAATGATGGCAAAAGGCATGAAATTTGTACCGGGTAAAGTAGATGAATGGATGGATTGTGGAAACAAGGATGTTACCGTAGAAACGAATTCAAGAATGTTAGGATTTTTACACTTTGACGGAGAACATTTAGTTGATTATGATGTGAAATTAGAAAACTCAACTATAATTCCGCCTTGTTATATTGGTGAAGATGTTATATTGATTAACGCAACTGTTGGACCTAATGTTTCTCTAGGGAAAGGATGTCATGTGAGTAATAGTTCAATAAAAAACAGTTTGGTTCAAACGCATTCGCACATCAAAAACGCGAATTTAGACAATGCGATGATAGGGAATCACGCCAGTTTTGACGGTAATTTTACCAGCATCAGTATTGGAGATTATTCGGTATTAGAATAA
- a CDS encoding tetratricopeptide repeat protein, whose product MKKKALVVLLFGMFCIPVSLVAQTEPEDIALVNDEFQDSFYESLLQKGIENYDKAIVALEKCLKSQPNDATVYFELGKNYLAQKNFERAYNSFERATQIDPKNKWFWEGMYDVSYQTKNYSQAITVIQKLIPFDESFKDDLISLYMATNQLDKALGLINEMNDKFGKSDERELYKIQILSGGKFQNEEITNLISQINKNPKEESNYIALIFLYSQNNEADKVLEITKKLETEIPASEWAQVSLFKSYLDNNEAPKAINAMNLVLASNKIDAKIKHRILNEFLIFVNSNPQFTPDLEKAIGYFDTDKEVNVAKEIGKFYQNKKQLDKAVKYYELSLKKNITEDIETNLLLLQAYTETKNFELVAKKAMEMIELFPSQPQFYYYSGLGNNQLQQFKKAKDILETGLDYLVEKGSLEINFYIQLGEAYNGLGDFKKKELYFSKANQLLKEK is encoded by the coding sequence ATGAAAAAAAAAGCCTTAGTTGTTCTCCTTTTTGGAATGTTCTGCATTCCGGTTTCGCTTGTGGCACAAACGGAACCTGAGGATATCGCTTTGGTTAATGATGAATTTCAAGATTCATTTTACGAATCATTATTACAAAAAGGCATCGAAAATTATGACAAAGCAATTGTTGCTTTAGAAAAATGTTTGAAGTCACAACCTAATGATGCGACTGTTTATTTTGAATTGGGTAAAAATTATTTGGCCCAAAAGAACTTTGAGCGTGCTTACAATTCATTTGAACGCGCTACACAAATTGACCCTAAAAACAAATGGTTTTGGGAGGGAATGTATGATGTAAGTTATCAAACCAAGAATTACAGTCAAGCCATAACGGTCATTCAAAAATTGATTCCGTTTGACGAAAGTTTTAAAGATGATTTGATTTCGCTTTATATGGCGACGAATCAGTTGGATAAAGCGCTCGGGCTTATAAATGAGATGAATGATAAATTTGGAAAATCAGATGAAAGGGAATTGTATAAAATTCAGATTTTATCCGGTGGCAAATTTCAAAATGAGGAAATTACAAATCTGATTTCGCAAATCAACAAAAACCCGAAGGAGGAATCCAATTATATTGCTTTGATTTTCTTGTATTCTCAAAATAATGAAGCGGATAAAGTATTAGAAATCACAAAGAAATTGGAAACTGAAATTCCTGCTTCCGAGTGGGCTCAAGTGAGTTTGTTCAAAAGTTATTTAGACAATAATGAAGCGCCAAAAGCCATAAATGCTATGAATTTAGTTTTGGCAAGTAACAAAATTGATGCTAAAATAAAGCACAGAATATTGAATGAGTTTTTGATATTTGTGAATTCAAATCCACAATTCACGCCTGATTTAGAAAAAGCAATTGGCTATTTTGATACGGATAAAGAAGTAAATGTAGCAAAGGAAATAGGCAAGTTTTATCAGAACAAAAAACAATTAGATAAGGCTGTTAAGTATTACGAACTGTCGTTGAAGAAGAATATAACAGAAGATATTGAGACGAATTTACTTTTGCTTCAAGCGTATACCGAAACAAAAAATTTTGAATTAGTAGCCAAAAAAGCCATGGAAATGATTGAACTTTTTCCTTCACAACCACAATTTTATTACTATTCAGGTTTGGGAAACAATCAATTGCAGCAATTCAAAAAAGCTAAAGATATACTGGAAACAGGATTGGATTATTTGGTTGAAAAAGGGAGTTTAGAAATCAATTTTTATATTCAACTAGGCGAGGCGTATAACGGATTAGGCGATTTCAAGAAAAAAGAATTGTATTTTTCGAAAGCCAACCAATTATTAAAAGAAAAATAA
- a CDS encoding DUF4292 domain-containing protein, which translates to MNKFVLLLLLIGMVSCKSKSALVTATTDATHLSSKKIIENHYNNKTNFSTLYIKANAHYADDKQTQNVTAEIKIKKDEQILISIRFLGITMAKALITPTAVNYYEKINGSYFEGNFSGLSQWLGTDLDFAKIQNMLLGEAFDDFSKGKYSESFDEQTYRLDDFSDDNVKKSFFLDADRFLIQKQEISQTAEERMIQVAYSDNKVFSEAIVPLNVSINTFQKKGKTEINLNYNVVTFNEELSFPYSVPNGYKRIIIK; encoded by the coding sequence ATGAATAAATTTGTCCTTTTATTGTTGCTCATCGGTATGGTTTCCTGTAAGTCGAAATCGGCTTTGGTGACAGCCACAACTGACGCAACCCATTTGTCATCCAAAAAAATAATTGAAAATCATTATAACAATAAAACTAACTTTTCTACATTATATATTAAAGCCAATGCGCATTATGCGGATGATAAACAAACGCAAAATGTTACGGCAGAAATAAAAATAAAGAAAGACGAACAAATCCTGATTAGTATTCGGTTTTTGGGAATTACGATGGCCAAAGCGTTGATTACGCCAACAGCAGTAAACTATTACGAGAAGATTAACGGAAGTTATTTTGAAGGTAATTTTAGCGGGCTGAGCCAATGGTTGGGAACCGATTTGGATTTTGCAAAGATTCAGAATATGTTATTGGGTGAGGCATTTGATGATTTTAGCAAAGGAAAATACAGCGAATCATTTGACGAACAGACTTATAGATTGGATGATTTTTCTGATGATAATGTAAAAAAATCATTCTTTTTAGATGCCGATAGATTTTTAATTCAAAAACAAGAAATTTCCCAAACTGCCGAGGAGCGAATGATTCAGGTTGCTTACTCAGATAATAAAGTGTTTAGCGAGGCAATAGTTCCGTTGAATGTCTCTATAAATACCTTTCAGAAAAAAGGAAAAACAGAAATTAATTTGAATTACAATGTGGTTACTTTCAATGAAGAACTTTCTTTTCCTTATAGTGTTCCAAATGGGTACAAAAGAATTATAATTAAGTAA
- a CDS encoding murein hydrolase activator EnvC family protein — translation MPKFLLSLIFVCMTSLMWSQESQQEKLEQRKAQIQQEIRENEKLLQSVKKKEKSAVNVIVIQINKIKLKEKLINTTERQTKLLSNDMYINQMQINKLKRELALLKEDYAKMIVKSYKSRSEESRAMFLLSSENFLQAYKRAQYMKQYTSYRKVQGEEIKSKSSELVQYNEKLDVQKTAKKKLIAENEKERQALEKEKKEQEKLVNSIKKDKNKITADIKKKQKESKAIDRQIDRLIREAIAEANRKAAIERAKAKALAAANASSKTLTKAEIKEESKKMEREAASASVSSTKIELTPEAKIIADNFKANRGRLPFPVERGFISLGYGDQAHPVYKSLMIHNSGVEITTDQGANARAVFDGVVSSVIVLSPVNKAVMIQHGDFFTVYQNLSSVSVSKGDKVSRKQNIGRVRTSGETGKTVIKFLILQNTTYNNPASWLSM, via the coding sequence ATGCCAAAATTTCTCCTAAGCCTGATTTTTGTATGCATGACTTCGCTAATGTGGAGCCAGGAATCGCAACAAGAAAAATTAGAACAACGAAAAGCTCAAATCCAGCAAGAAATCAGAGAAAATGAAAAGTTGTTACAGTCCGTTAAGAAAAAAGAAAAATCAGCGGTTAATGTAATTGTAATTCAAATCAATAAGATAAAGCTTAAAGAGAAATTAATCAATACTACCGAAAGGCAAACAAAGCTTTTGAGTAATGATATGTATATAAATCAGATGCAAATCAATAAGCTAAAAAGAGAATTGGCTTTGCTAAAGGAGGATTATGCAAAGATGATTGTCAAGTCTTACAAAAGCCGTTCCGAGGAAAGCAGAGCGATGTTTTTATTGTCTTCAGAGAATTTTTTGCAGGCATACAAAAGAGCGCAATACATGAAACAGTATACGAGCTATAGAAAAGTGCAAGGAGAAGAAATTAAATCTAAATCTAGTGAGCTTGTTCAGTATAACGAAAAACTGGATGTTCAAAAAACCGCTAAGAAAAAATTAATTGCCGAAAATGAAAAAGAACGACAAGCTTTAGAGAAAGAAAAGAAAGAGCAGGAAAAGCTGGTCAATTCTATCAAAAAAGATAAAAATAAAATTACGGCTGACATCAAGAAAAAACAAAAAGAGTCGAAAGCCATAGACAGACAAATAGACCGATTAATTCGGGAAGCCATTGCCGAAGCCAATAGAAAAGCGGCTATAGAAAGAGCAAAAGCAAAAGCTTTGGCCGCTGCTAATGCTAGTTCTAAGACACTTACAAAAGCAGAAATAAAAGAAGAGTCTAAAAAAATGGAGCGTGAAGCTGCTTCTGCCTCAGTGTCGTCCACTAAAATAGAGTTAACTCCAGAAGCTAAGATTATAGCGGATAATTTTAAAGCAAACAGAGGAAGACTGCCTTTTCCTGTAGAAAGAGGTTTTATCTCTTTGGGGTATGGCGATCAAGCGCATCCGGTTTACAAATCCTTAATGATTCATAATAGTGGTGTAGAAATCACAACAGATCAAGGTGCTAATGCCAGAGCAGTATTTGATGGTGTAGTTTCGAGTGTGATTGTATTGTCGCCGGTTAATAAAGCAGTTATGATTCAGCACGGGGATTTCTTCACTGTATATCAAAATTTGAGCTCGGTGAGTGTGAGTAAAGGAGATAAAGTAAGCCGAAAACAAAATATTGGTAGAGTGAGAACCAGTGGAGAAACGGGTAAAACGGTAATCAAATTTTTAATTCTTCAAAACACAACTTATAATAATCCAGCCAGTTGGTTGTCGATGTAG
- a CDS encoding transglutaminase family protein: MALFNIIHITKYQYNWPIKESINEIRLFPHNFENQDVLQHQLLINNDPEIEISKDYYGNCVGNFNTIEAHTEMTIESRMIVRVNHSLKIPEIESTTVADLAHEKQNSVMLLRLCYPEVIKKENEIYAILNEIDYTNKSIIEIAQQCNTYIFNNFTYSKGITNIETTIDEILEIRKGVCQDFAHVLLQLLRTAGIPSRYVSGYICPNEGGLRGEGATHAWVEIYSPNQGWLGLDPTNNIWTMDNHVKLSVGRNFYDCTLVKGTFKGLSKQTLSVSVSIGYEDGRKFEEINNVQLEKVSEAVQEQLDYIEQQQQQQQ; encoded by the coding sequence ATGGCACTTTTTAACATCATTCATATTACAAAATACCAATACAATTGGCCCATAAAAGAAAGCATAAACGAGATTCGTTTATTTCCGCACAACTTTGAAAATCAAGATGTATTACAGCACCAACTTTTAATAAATAATGATCCTGAAATTGAAATTTCTAAAGATTATTATGGGAATTGCGTTGGGAATTTTAATACCATTGAAGCACATACCGAAATGACTATAGAGTCCAGGATGATTGTACGTGTAAATCATTCGTTAAAGATTCCCGAAATCGAATCAACCACTGTTGCTGATTTAGCCCATGAAAAACAAAATAGCGTCATGCTTTTAAGACTGTGCTATCCGGAAGTAATCAAAAAAGAAAATGAAATCTATGCAATTCTAAATGAAATTGATTACACCAACAAATCAATTATTGAGATTGCACAACAATGCAATACATACATTTTCAACAATTTTACATACTCGAAAGGAATAACAAATATAGAAACAACTATTGATGAAATTTTGGAAATTAGAAAAGGAGTCTGCCAAGATTTTGCACACGTTTTATTACAACTCCTTCGTACAGCCGGAATTCCTTCCCGATACGTAAGTGGCTATATTTGTCCAAACGAAGGCGGTCTAAGAGGCGAAGGCGCCACACATGCATGGGTTGAAATTTATTCGCCAAATCAAGGCTGGTTAGGACTCGATCCTACCAACAATATTTGGACTATGGACAACCATGTAAAACTTTCGGTAGGAAGAAATTTCTATGACTGCACACTGGTAAAAGGGACTTTTAAGGGACTCTCAAAACAAACGCTTTCCGTATCGGTTTCCATTGGATACGAAGACGGCAGAAAATTTGAAGAAATAAACAACGTACAATTAGAAAAAGTTTCTGAAGCCGTTCAAGAACAGCTCGATTACATCGAACAACAGCAGCAACAGCAACAATAA
- a CDS encoding alpha-E domain-containing protein: MKVNMLSRVADGMFWLDRYMERTDGMMLTLNTFYILSFDKEIDDNQGFKPLLEYYTDLPKEKIKEVQHDTAFILKYIICDSQNNNSVKNLVNKARENARGSQDKITKELWEHINSLYHYINSPELPKKLETSGALKIVTKLNKEFLLYNGILQVTMPRGSGWCFSGIGKHIERCLQTISLTQTYFAPIGYNLEGDEDLLYWRRLLLSLSGYEMYLKSYSNIPHNRKVVQQVIFNKDFAHSVIYTLELISTHLNYLFKDNTLNEARTLSNQFGRLKSYVEYTDYHNLSNQQLEEVLNHTKEQLNQFSTDFSKLFFSYT, translated from the coding sequence ATGAAAGTAAATATGCTTAGTCGAGTAGCAGATGGAATGTTCTGGTTAGACCGATACATGGAAAGAACAGACGGAATGATGCTAACTTTAAATACCTTTTATATCCTCTCTTTTGATAAAGAAATTGACGATAACCAAGGATTCAAACCATTATTAGAATATTATACAGACCTGCCTAAAGAAAAAATAAAGGAAGTACAACACGATACCGCATTTATCCTTAAATATATCATCTGCGACAGTCAAAACAATAACTCCGTAAAAAACTTGGTCAATAAAGCCAGAGAAAATGCCAGAGGATCACAAGATAAAATTACCAAAGAACTTTGGGAACACATCAACTCATTATACCATTATATTAACTCCCCTGAATTACCCAAAAAACTGGAAACATCAGGTGCTTTGAAGATTGTTACTAAACTCAATAAAGAGTTTTTGCTTTACAATGGTATTCTGCAAGTAACAATGCCGAGGGGTTCCGGCTGGTGTTTTTCCGGAATTGGAAAACATATCGAAAGATGTTTGCAGACCATTTCTTTGACTCAAACCTACTTTGCCCCTATTGGCTACAACCTTGAGGGCGATGAAGACTTATTGTATTGGAGACGATTATTATTGTCGCTTTCTGGTTATGAAATGTATCTAAAAAGCTATAGCAATATTCCGCACAATCGCAAAGTGGTTCAACAAGTAATTTTCAATAAAGACTTCGCTCATTCTGTAATTTATACTTTAGAGTTAATCAGCACTCATTTAAATTATTTGTTCAAAGACAATACTTTAAACGAAGCCAGAACACTGAGTAACCAATTTGGAAGACTTAAAAGTTATGTTGAATATACGGACTATCACAACCTGAGTAATCAGCAATTAGAAGAAGTTCTAAACCACACGAAAGAGCAATTAAATCAATTTTCGACCGATTTTTCTAAATTATTTTTCTCTTATACCTAA
- a CDS encoding circularly permuted type 2 ATP-grasp protein, whose translation MMKLTPKLNLNGWDEMFSNEGVRDSYREVLEKLQNSDYEYLSDKQKQAADFFMNQGITFTVYSDDNQGIERIFPFDIIPRIITKNEWSEIESGIKQRLEALNLFLEDIYNDQNIIKDGIIPASLIASCPHYIQEVQGIKLPHNIHVHIAGIDLIRGAKGEFYVLEDNLRCPSGVSYMLENREITKRIFPGILSSNNVGMVSNYPMIFHNILVSLSPRNISNPNVVLLTPGIYNSAYYEHTFLARQMGIPLVEGRDLVVNNNKVYMKTTSGLHQVDVIYRRLDDEYLDPLVFKPDSTLGIPGLISAYREGNVALVNAVGNGVADDKAVYAYVPDMIKYYLNQEPILKNVPTYQMENLEERELVFADMGNMVIKETNQSGGYGMIMGNKATDEELENAKIAICNNPRNFIAQPIIQLSTVPCLIDGELKLRHVDLRPYALCGPKGVEIVPGGLTRVALTEGSLVVNSSQGGGSKDTWIIQ comes from the coding sequence ATGATGAAGTTGACACCTAAATTAAACCTTAATGGTTGGGATGAAATGTTTTCAAATGAAGGAGTTCGAGATTCCTACCGTGAGGTATTAGAAAAATTACAAAACTCAGATTATGAATACCTGAGCGATAAACAAAAACAAGCAGCCGATTTTTTTATGAATCAAGGAATTACATTTACTGTTTACAGTGATGATAATCAAGGAATTGAACGTATTTTTCCATTTGATATTATTCCAAGAATTATTACCAAAAACGAATGGAGCGAAATTGAATCTGGAATTAAACAAAGACTGGAAGCGCTGAATTTATTTTTGGAAGACATTTATAACGATCAAAATATTATAAAAGACGGAATAATTCCGGCTTCCTTAATTGCGTCTTGTCCGCATTATATTCAAGAAGTTCAAGGCATTAAGTTGCCACATAATATTCATGTTCATATCGCAGGAATTGATTTAATTCGTGGTGCAAAAGGAGAATTTTATGTACTGGAAGATAATCTCAGATGTCCAAGCGGCGTAAGTTACATGCTGGAAAACCGAGAGATTACCAAACGTATTTTTCCAGGCATTCTTTCTTCTAACAATGTTGGGATGGTGAGCAATTACCCCATGATTTTCCATAATATTTTGGTTTCATTATCGCCAAGAAACATCTCAAACCCTAATGTGGTTTTACTAACTCCAGGTATTTATAATTCTGCTTATTATGAACACACTTTCCTCGCCAGACAAATGGGAATTCCATTAGTTGAAGGAAGAGATTTAGTTGTAAACAACAACAAAGTCTACATGAAAACTACTTCGGGACTTCATCAGGTTGATGTAATTTACCGAAGATTAGACGATGAATATCTTGACCCTTTGGTATTTAAACCAGACAGTACCTTAGGAATTCCGGGCCTTATAAGTGCCTACCGAGAAGGAAATGTAGCTTTAGTAAATGCAGTAGGAAACGGTGTGGCCGATGATAAAGCGGTATATGCTTACGTACCTGACATGATAAAATATTACCTGAATCAAGAACCTATTCTTAAAAATGTTCCGACATATCAAATGGAAAATTTAGAGGAACGCGAACTTGTATTTGCAGACATGGGCAACATGGTTATCAAAGAAACCAATCAAAGTGGCGGATACGGAATGATTATGGGTAATAAAGCAACCGATGAAGAATTAGAAAATGCAAAAATTGCCATTTGTAATAACCCTAGAAATTTTATTGCACAACCCATAATTCAACTCAGTACAGTTCCGTGTTTAATAGACGGTGAATTAAAACTACGTCATGTCGATTTAAGACCCTATGCATTATGTGGTCCAAAAGGAGTAGAAATAGTACCCGGAGGACTAACCAGAGTCGCACTTACCGAAGGATCTCTAGTAGTAAATTCATCACAAGGCGGCGGCAGTAAAGACACTTGGATTATACAATAA